In a single window of the Elaeis guineensis isolate ETL-2024a chromosome 4, EG11, whole genome shotgun sequence genome:
- the LOC105043102 gene encoding LOB domain-containing protein CRL1-like, with protein MTGFGSPCGACKFLRRKCVRGCIFAPYFCHEQGATHFAAIHKVFGASNVSKLLMHLPVNDRSEAAITISYEAQARLQDPIYGCVAHIFALQQQVVNLQAQLASLQAQAGQGLGNGSCATLTPQEDKLHQKSPPCQQDGQGFFQSGDGRMQSFLPNTSMNAESMNYYNSELSESNSIQSSQMYNPHSGLSDENMSFGIEDDPSCAMATLGMQPSPWTSAYHDMEDLQSVTFAYLHGS; from the exons ATGACAGGGTTCGGCTCTCCCTGTGGAGCTTGCAAGTTCCTGAGGAGGAAGTGTGTCAGGGGATGTATCTTCGCTCCCTACTTCTGCCATGAGCAAGGGGCCACACACTTTGCAGCCATCCATAAGGTCTTTGGGGCGAGCAATGTCTCCAAGCTCCTCATGCACCTCCCCGTAAACGATCGGTCCGAGGCCGCCATTACTATATCTTATGAGGCCCAAGCAAGGCTCCAAGATCCCATCTATGGCTGCGTTGCCCATATCTTTGCACTCCAACAACAA GTTGTCAATCTTCAAGCACAGCTAGCCTCTCTCCAGGCCCAAGCAGGACAAGGCCTTGGCAATGGCTCTTGTGCCACTCTCACCCCTCAAGAAGACAAGCTCCATCAAAAATCTCCACCTTGCCAACAAGATGGGCAGGGTTTCTTTCAATCTGGAGATGGAAGGATGCAATCTTTTCTTCCAAATACCTCTATGAATGCCGAGAGCATGAACTACTACAACAGTGAACTTTCAGAATCCAATTCCATTCAATCCTCTCAGATGTACAACCCCCATTCTGGCTTGAGCGATGAGAACATGTCCTTTGGCATTGAGGACGACCCTTCTTGTGCCATGGCCACTCTTGGCATGCAACCAAGCCCTTGGACTTCAGCATATCATGACATGGAGGACCTTCAATCAGTGACCTTTGCTTATCTTCATGGCTCATGA